From the genome of Thermoanaerobaculia bacterium:
GGACTTCCTGGAACTTCTTCTGCGCGCCCGTGTCGCCGGGGTTGACGTCGGGATGGAGCTTGCGAGCGAGCTTGCGGTACGCCTTCTTGACGTCGGCTTCGCTCGCGCCCCGCGAGACGCCGAGGACGTCGTAGTAGTCCTTCTTCACGCGTCCCGGATCATACGACGGCGGCCGCCGCGCGGTTGCGCGCGCCCGGTGCTCCGATCACAATAGCCGCGTGCAACTCCTCTTCCGGCGGCTCGCGGCGGCGGTCTTCTGCGCCGCCGCCTTGAGCGGCTCCTCCGCCCCCGCCTCGGATCTCCAGCAGGTCCGCCGGACCCGGACGCTTCGGATCCTGACCGATCTCTCCGATCCAAACGACGTCTCCCGGCTCATCTACCGCACCGAGTCGGGCTACGACGGCATCGAGTACCAGTTGCTCCGCTCGTTCGCGCGGTCGCTGGACGCGCAGACGCAGGTCGTCGTCGTTCCGTCGTTCGACACGATCTTCGCGGCGCTCGCCCGCGGCGAGGGAGACATCGCGGCGGCTTCGATCACCGACACTCCGGAGCGCCGGAAGATCGTCGATCTCTCCGACTCGTATTTCCCCGTGCGCGAAACGGTCGTCGTGCGGCGGGGGGAGCCGGCGCGCTCGCTCGCGGCGCTCGCCGGGAAGCGCGCCATCACGCAGCGCGCAACGACGTGGGAGACGCAATGCCGCAAGGTCCCTCGCGTGAAGCTCCTCTACACCGAGAATCAGAGCGAGCTCTTCTCGAAGGTCGCCGACGGGACCGCCGACTTCACCGTCACCGACTCGCCGATGGCGATGACGTACGCGGCGAAATACGCGAACCTCGAGATCGCCTGGTCGCTGTCGGAGAAGCAGAACTACGCGTTCGCGCTCCGCCCCGGTTCGGACCTGACACCGCTCCTGAACGACAACCTGAAGAAGCTGAAAGCGACCGGCGCCTACTACGGGCTGCTCGGAAGGTTCTACGGCCAGAAAGGACTGGCCATCATCAAGGCGTCCGAGTAACCGTCGCGGGAGCCGGCTCGGGGACCGGGAGCGCGTGACGGCGGCGCGGCTCGTCGAATGAACGACTCGACCGCGCCACCGCCGCCCCCTCGCCCACGCTCCCGCTCCCGCATCGCGGAGCTTTCGCCTCGGTGGCTCGCGCACTGGCGTGCGCGGCGATCGGCGCGCTCGGCGCTGGATACCCTTCGGCCGAAAGCTTTCCGCGATGCGAAGAGCCCGTGGGCTCCG
Proteins encoded in this window:
- a CDS encoding transporter substrate-binding domain-containing protein, with the protein product MQLLFRRLAAAVFCAAALSGSSAPASDLQQVRRTRTLRILTDLSDPNDVSRLIYRTESGYDGIEYQLLRSFARSLDAQTQVVVVPSFDTIFAALARGEGDIAAASITDTPERRKIVDLSDSYFPVRETVVVRRGEPARSLAALAGKRAITQRATTWETQCRKVPRVKLLYTENQSELFSKVADGTADFTVTDSPMAMTYAAKYANLEIAWSLSEKQNYAFALRPGSDLTPLLNDNLKKLKATGAYYGLLGRFYGQKGLAIIKASE